The Caloramator mitchellensis genome contains a region encoding:
- the splB gene encoding spore photoproduct lyase: MKIDLFYPSQVFIEKEALKYSFTYELVKKFEEKNIPIIEEGIKKFTKEMNEQQFFAFSKRSIILGVNKTKKFESCKPSADYQFSLVSGCPGTCEYCYLQTKHACSPYIKIYVNLNDIFDIIQDYINNGLPKTTTFELASTSDPISVEHITGSVKKAIEFFAGQSNGKLRLVTKFSSIDDILNIEHNGNTKIRFSINSDYVINNFEHNTSSLSERVTASKKILEARYNTGFIIAPIIIYEGWKKEYENLLIKLSEELKDYISVNITFELIQYRFTLRSREIILKRFPKTKLNLNEENLLKKWGPYGYYKYVYPKETSNEIKKFFAEVIKKYFPNATIEYFT, encoded by the coding sequence ATGAAAATAGATTTATTTTATCCTTCTCAAGTATTTATTGAAAAAGAAGCTTTGAAATATAGTTTTACATACGAACTTGTTAAGAAGTTTGAAGAAAAAAATATTCCAATAATAGAAGAAGGAATAAAAAAGTTTACAAAGGAGATGAATGAACAGCAGTTTTTTGCATTCTCTAAAAGGAGTATAATATTAGGGGTTAATAAAACAAAAAAATTTGAATCATGCAAGCCATCTGCAGATTATCAATTCTCTCTAGTTTCTGGCTGTCCAGGAACCTGTGAATACTGTTATCTGCAGACAAAACATGCCTGTTCTCCTTACATCAAAATTTATGTAAATCTAAATGATATCTTCGATATTATTCAGGATTATATAAATAATGGCCTTCCTAAAACTACAACCTTTGAACTTGCCAGCACCAGCGACCCTATATCTGTTGAACACATAACTGGCTCAGTAAAAAAGGCAATTGAATTTTTTGCAGGTCAGTCTAATGGGAAATTGAGATTAGTAACTAAATTCTCCAGCATTGATGATATTTTAAATATAGAACATAACGGCAACACTAAAATCAGGTTCAGTATTAATTCAGATTATGTCATTAATAACTTTGAACACAATACTAGTAGTTTAAGTGAAAGAGTAACAGCTTCAAAAAAAATTCTTGAAGCTAGATATAATACTGGATTTATAATCGCACCCATTATAATTTACGAAGGCTGGAAGAAAGAATACGAAAACTTGCTCATTAAACTATCTGAAGAACTCAAAGACTATATTAGTGTCAACATCACATTCGAACTAATTCAATATAGGTTTACATTAAGATCTAGAGAAATAATACTAAAAAGATTTCCCAAAACCAAGCTTAATCTTAACGAAGAAAATCTTTTGAAAAAATGGGGGCCATATGGATATTATAAATATGTTTATCCAAAAGAAACTTCAAACGAAATTAAAAAGTTTTTCGCTGAAGTAATTAAAAAATATTTCCCTAATGCGACAATAGAATATTTCACATGA
- the crcB gene encoding fluoride efflux transporter CrcB, with product MQKVFYVGIGGFIGASLRYLISLWAAKVFNFEIPMGTLIVNIIGGFLIGFIMEISLSTDLISSELRLFITTGILGGLTTFSTFSYETINLLSDGSYIWGTLNAALNLFLSLAGVIAGRFIVKFII from the coding sequence GTGCAAAAGGTTTTTTATGTAGGAATCGGAGGATTTATAGGAGCAAGTTTAAGGTATTTAATTTCCCTATGGGCTGCAAAAGTGTTTAACTTTGAAATTCCAATGGGGACATTAATTGTTAATATTATCGGAGGTTTTTTAATAGGATTTATAATGGAGATAAGTTTATCAACAGATTTAATATCATCTGAATTAAGATTATTTATAACAACAGGAATATTAGGCGGACTTACTACTTTTTCAACATTCAGCTATGAAACGATAAATTTGTTAAGCGATGGAAGTTATATTTGGGGAACATTAAATGCAGCATTAAATTTATTTTTAAGCTTAGCAGGGGTTATAGCAGGAAGATTTATTGTCAAATTTATCATCTAA
- a CDS encoding DUF190 domain-containing protein: MKIEGKGKMLKIFIGESDKWHGESLHHVVLKKAKELGLAGATIIRGIEGFGANSRIHTAWTEVLSQDLPIVIEIIDKEERINEFIKVIDPMITEGLIVIMHDVEIIKYAKSKQ; encoded by the coding sequence ATGAAAATTGAAGGTAAGGGTAAAATGCTAAAAATATTTATCGGGGAATCTGACAAATGGCACGGCGAATCTTTACATCATGTTGTTTTGAAGAAGGCTAAGGAATTAGGACTTGCAGGAGCAACTATAATAAGAGGGATTGAAGGCTTTGGAGCAAACAGCAGGATACACACTGCCTGGACTGAGGTTTTATCTCAGGATTTGCCTATAGTAATAGAAATTATAGATAAAGAAGAGAGAATAAATGAGTTTATAAAGGTAATTGACCCAATGATAACTGAAGGCTTAATAGTTATTATGCATGATGTTGAAATAATTAAGTATGCAAAGTCGAAACAATAG
- a CDS encoding EFR1 family ferrodoxin (N-terminal region resembles flavodoxins. C-terminal ferrodoxin region binds two 4Fe-4S clusters.), which translates to MTGAILYFSGTGNTEYVSRLFKKHFESQGITCILIDISKKRTINDEYDFYIFGAPIHAEVFPKNYIEWVSDNFKKSNKRCIIFSTQAANKGSGPDQLSEILEKKGCKIDIQEFITMPNNYYVVAFEKPSKEDIRSTKENADIKVKEIVEKFLRGERYINSVSRFRLNLAKAEYKAFYLFSKGWARRNLSVDMKLCVKCMKCVKNCPTKNIKFKENYFEFGNQCISCQKCLHTCPTNAYLYKGSKFEQYKI; encoded by the coding sequence ATGACTGGTGCAATATTATACTTTTCTGGAACAGGGAACACAGAGTATGTATCAAGGCTATTCAAGAAACATTTTGAATCACAAGGAATTACTTGTATATTGATTGATATTTCAAAGAAGAGAACAATTAACGATGAATATGATTTTTATATTTTTGGTGCTCCAATTCATGCTGAGGTTTTTCCAAAGAATTATATTGAATGGGTATCTGATAATTTTAAAAAATCAAATAAAAGATGCATTATATTTTCTACACAGGCGGCCAACAAAGGCTCAGGTCCTGACCAATTATCAGAAATTTTAGAGAAAAAAGGTTGTAAAATAGATATTCAAGAATTTATTACGATGCCTAACAATTACTATGTTGTGGCATTTGAAAAACCTTCAAAGGAAGATATAAGAAGTACAAAGGAAAATGCTGATATAAAAGTTAAAGAAATTGTTGAAAAATTTTTAAGAGGAGAAAGATATATTAACAGCGTAAGTAGGTTTAGATTGAATCTGGCAAAGGCTGAGTATAAAGCTTTTTACCTTTTTTCCAAGGGATGGGCACGACGAAATTTATCAGTTGATATGAAACTTTGTGTAAAGTGTATGAAGTGCGTGAAAAATTGTCCTACAAAGAATATAAAATTTAAAGAAAATTACTTTGAGTTTGGAAATCAATGTATTTCATGCCAAAAATGCCTCCATACTTGTCCTACAAATGCTTATTTGTATAAGGGCAGTAAATTTGAACAATATAAAATATGA
- a CDS encoding DUF378 domain-containing protein: MRILNIVSLAVLVLGGLNWGFVAISGFDPLLPILGGYSSPFARVFYGIVGLSAIWVFYAYLMTPGSDGIEEK; the protein is encoded by the coding sequence ATGAGAATATTAAATATAGTATCACTTGCTGTTTTAGTATTAGGAGGATTAAATTGGGGATTTGTTGCTATTTCAGGATTTGATCCATTACTTCCAATATTAGGTGGATATTCATCACCTTTTGCTAGAGTTTTCTATGGAATAGTTGGATTATCTGCAATCTGGGTTTTTTACGCATACCTTATGACTCCTGGCAGCGATGGTATAGAGGAAAAATAA
- a CDS encoding alpha/beta fold hydrolase translates to MFVKIDNIDLFYKKAGSGKKVVLLHGWGGRADSFLPVFNYLSSKFEVYAIDFPGFGQSSIPDSVWGVKDYTELLHKFFNKMGIDKATLIGHSFGGRVSILFSATYPEMVEKVVLVDSAGIIPKRNWKYYYRVYKFKLLKKIYLILNRGTTEEKLERFYQKYGSKDYKNAGPLRQIFVKVVNEDLRGFLPKIKAPTLLVWGEEDKDTPLYMAKIMEKEIPDAGLVVFKGAGHFSYLDNINDFNIIVSNFLKGSE, encoded by the coding sequence ATGTTTGTTAAAATAGATAATATTGATTTGTTCTATAAAAAGGCTGGAAGTGGAAAAAAGGTTGTTCTTTTGCATGGATGGGGCGGAAGAGCAGATAGCTTTTTGCCAGTTTTTAATTATCTATCATCAAAGTTTGAAGTCTACGCTATAGATTTTCCGGGGTTTGGACAGTCTTCTATTCCAGACAGCGTTTGGGGTGTAAAGGATTATACTGAATTGCTACATAAATTTTTTAATAAGATGGGTATTGATAAGGCTACCTTAATTGGCCATTCTTTCGGTGGAAGGGTTTCTATACTTTTCTCTGCAACTTATCCTGAAATGGTAGAAAAAGTTGTATTAGTCGATAGTGCTGGTATAATTCCAAAAAGAAATTGGAAGTATTATTATAGAGTTTATAAATTTAAATTGTTGAAGAAAATATATCTAATTTTGAATAGGGGAACGACGGAGGAAAAACTCGAGAGGTTTTATCAAAAGTATGGTTCTAAGGATTATAAGAATGCAGGACCACTTAGACAGATTTTTGTTAAAGTGGTGAACGAAGATTTGAGAGGTTTTTTACCCAAGATAAAAGCTCCGACTCTCTTAGTATGGGGAGAAGAGGACAAAGATACACCCCTTTACATGGCAAAGATAATGGAGAAGGAAATACCTGATGCAGGACTTGTAGTATTCAAAGGTGCAGGACACTTCTCCTATCTTGATAATATCAATGATTTTAACATTATTGTGTCAAATTTTTTGAAGGGAAGTGAGTAA
- a CDS encoding UDP-N-acetylmuramoyl-tripeptide--D-alanyl-D-alanine ligase — protein sequence METILIGLSIITFAGISYYYNRFYLHMAQLVGYKPNEFLSWMQKYDRDYLKKSIVLLLLFYIANFLPQNYSGYVLFALWFVFSAKFISDHYKSRKKAKKPLVFTNRAKRLFACALAVNYILVIVLYIIFNNKIILFINGLIFIQVAISFIMLLSLKIMLPIERKIQMGFINEARDIIKRRKDLLVIGVTGSYGKTSVKYFVKTILSEKYNTIMTPESYNTPMGITKVIREQLKDEHEVFVCEMGARYVGDIKELCEIAYPKMGILTAVGPQHLETMGSQENIANTKYELIESLPNDGVAFFNADNEICVNLSKRRNIETYLYGTQQKEETNIWASDIKNTKEGLRFNVQGKVNNREIKFECRTKLLGKHNVNNIIAGILVALRLGLTEEEIKRGIEKIEPVPHRLQLLDTNNGVTVIDDAFNSNPEGSALALEAIAEMEGEKKIIVTPGMIELGNIEYEENKKFGKRIAKVCDIAILVGKKRAIPIIEGLKEENYEDERIIVVNSLDEATQALAKVVSVGDIVLFENDLPDNYSEV from the coding sequence TTGGAAACAATTCTAATAGGATTGTCAATAATAACATTTGCTGGAATATCATATTATTATAATAGATTTTATCTACATATGGCACAGCTTGTTGGGTATAAGCCTAACGAGTTCTTAAGCTGGATGCAAAAATATGACAGGGATTATCTCAAAAAAAGCATTGTTTTATTGTTGCTATTTTATATAGCTAATTTTTTACCCCAAAATTATAGTGGCTATGTTTTATTTGCTTTGTGGTTTGTTTTTTCTGCAAAATTTATCAGTGATCATTATAAATCAAGAAAAAAAGCTAAAAAACCCCTTGTATTTACTAATAGAGCCAAAAGACTATTTGCCTGTGCTTTAGCTGTTAACTATATTTTGGTGATTGTTTTATATATTATTTTTAATAATAAAATTATACTATTCATAAATGGGCTTATATTTATTCAGGTTGCAATCTCATTTATAATGCTTTTATCGTTAAAGATTATGCTTCCTATTGAAAGAAAAATACAGATGGGTTTTATCAATGAAGCAAGAGATATTATCAAAAGAAGAAAAGATTTATTAGTTATTGGGGTTACAGGAAGCTATGGCAAGACAAGCGTAAAATATTTTGTTAAAACAATACTTTCGGAAAAGTATAATACAATAATGACTCCAGAAAGCTATAATACACCTATGGGAATTACAAAGGTTATAAGAGAGCAACTAAAGGACGAGCATGAAGTGTTTGTCTGTGAGATGGGGGCAAGATACGTAGGTGATATTAAGGAATTATGTGAAATTGCTTATCCTAAAATGGGGATTTTAACAGCGGTAGGTCCTCAGCATCTTGAAACTATGGGTTCACAAGAGAATATTGCAAACACAAAATATGAACTTATTGAAAGTCTGCCTAATGATGGAGTAGCATTTTTTAATGCCGATAATGAAATATGTGTTAATTTATCAAAGAGAAGGAACATTGAAACTTATTTATACGGAACACAACAAAAAGAAGAGACCAATATTTGGGCGAGCGACATAAAAAATACTAAAGAAGGACTAAGGTTTAATGTTCAAGGAAAAGTTAACAATAGGGAAATAAAATTTGAATGCAGGACAAAACTATTAGGAAAGCATAATGTAAACAATATTATTGCGGGAATTTTAGTTGCATTGAGATTAGGACTAACAGAAGAAGAAATTAAAAGAGGGATTGAAAAGATTGAACCTGTTCCCCACAGATTGCAGTTGTTGGATACTAATAACGGCGTTACGGTTATTGATGATGCCTTTAATTCAAATCCTGAGGGTTCAGCTTTAGCACTTGAGGCTATTGCTGAGATGGAGGGAGAGAAAAAAATTATTGTAACACCAGGCATGATTGAGCTTGGCAATATTGAATATGAAGAGAACAAGAAATTTGGTAAAAGAATTGCTAAAGTTTGCGATATAGCAATACTTGTTGGAAAGAAAAGAGCTATCCCGATAATTGAAGGACTTAAGGAAGAAAATTATGAAGATGAAAGAATAATAGTTGTAAATAGTCTTGATGAAGCTACTCAAGCATTAGCAAAGGTAGTTAGCGTTGGGGATATAGTATTGTTTGAAAATGATTTGCCGGATAATTATAGTGAAGTTTAA
- a CDS encoding D-alanine--D-alanine ligase family protein has product MSKKNVLVMFGGKSVEHEVSVITGLQVVENIDKNKYNVIPLFITKNGEWYSGEVLLDIKNYKNMDDLLSRAKKVYIEPVPNKPYIQFYPEKGLFKKAPEPIKIDVVFPALHGSHGEDGTMQGMFELCNIPYVGSGVLGSAVGMDKIIMKDIFKANGIPIVNYKWFLRSNYINNSSEVIEDIERNLSYPMFVKPANLGSSIGITRAKNREELINSIEIAINYDRRIIVEEAVENPMEINCSVIGFDEDYRASVLEQPISWQEFLSFEDKYLSGSKNSGMKSAARRIPAPLPDDKTKEIRDLAVKVFKVLDCSGISRIDFLVEPESMKVYVNEINTMPGSISFYLWEPTGVSFKELIDKLIYFAFERNKEHNKNMYTFDTPLLKKASSGVKGSKR; this is encoded by the coding sequence ATGAGTAAAAAGAATGTTTTAGTGATGTTTGGAGGAAAAAGTGTAGAACATGAGGTTTCAGTTATTACTGGACTTCAGGTTGTTGAAAATATTGACAAGAACAAATACAATGTGATTCCGCTTTTTATAACTAAAAATGGTGAATGGTATAGTGGAGAAGTTTTATTAGATATAAAAAATTATAAGAACATGGATGATTTGCTGAGTAGGGCTAAAAAGGTATATATAGAGCCAGTTCCGAATAAACCTTACATTCAATTTTATCCTGAAAAAGGATTGTTTAAAAAAGCACCTGAACCGATAAAAATTGATGTAGTTTTCCCAGCACTTCATGGTTCACATGGGGAAGATGGAACTATGCAGGGAATGTTTGAATTATGCAATATTCCATACGTTGGAAGTGGAGTTTTGGGTTCAGCCGTAGGAATGGATAAGATTATTATGAAGGATATATTTAAAGCTAATGGCATACCAATTGTTAACTATAAGTGGTTTTTAAGAAGTAATTATATAAACAATAGTAGTGAAGTAATTGAGGATATTGAAAGGAATTTAAGTTATCCAATGTTTGTTAAGCCAGCGAATTTAGGTTCAAGCATTGGAATTACGAGGGCAAAAAACAGAGAGGAACTTATTAATTCCATCGAAATTGCAATAAATTATGATAGAAGAATAATAGTTGAAGAGGCGGTCGAAAATCCTATGGAAATCAACTGCTCTGTAATCGGTTTTGATGAAGATTATAGAGCCTCCGTTTTAGAGCAGCCGATATCATGGCAGGAGTTTTTAAGCTTTGAGGACAAATATTTAAGTGGCAGCAAAAATTCTGGAATGAAGAGCGCAGCAAGGCGAATTCCAGCACCACTTCCAGATGATAAAACAAAAGAAATAAGGGATTTAGCAGTTAAAGTGTTCAAAGTTCTTGACTGTTCTGGAATATCAAGAATCGACTTTTTAGTAGAACCGGAATCCATGAAGGTTTATGTAAATGAAATTAATACAATGCCAGGCTCTATATCATTCTATTTATGGGAACCAACAGGCGTTAGCTTTAAGGAGTTAATCGATAAATTAATTTATTTTGCTTTTGAAAGAAATAAAGAGCATAATAAAAATATGTATACTTTTGACACGCCTCTGCTAAAAAAGGCAAGCTCGGGAGTAAAAGGGTCTAAAAGATAA
- a CDS encoding LacI family DNA-binding transcriptional regulator: MKKITMKDVAKEADVSIATVSYVLNENKNETIPEETRRKVIAAAKKLNYVPNLAARSLVKRKSNLIGILIVKDYENRIPWRRSYYSEFIDLLVEKLNRLGYHVLISNIDKNNPELEIILSRELDGVFLIDVNKEIFYNISNKFEVPIIIIDSFINDEYFQKVIPDFEDAIYKSIETNIGTETILLLDKFNDDEINQRLINVFKERFSKIYIADNYDSLVKYLNENKDFSFVVLGELLCSIASKYIESRKLTAICTCDNSYLLDDEIKKVIVSSKTKSDIAVKIMMDYIDGKYYDEKIVLIKAD; the protein is encoded by the coding sequence ATGAAAAAGATTACAATGAAGGATGTTGCTAAAGAAGCTGATGTATCAATTGCTACGGTATCATATGTTTTAAATGAAAATAAAAACGAAACTATACCCGAGGAAACAAGAAGGAAGGTTATAGCAGCGGCAAAAAAACTAAATTATGTTCCTAATTTGGCTGCACGTTCTTTAGTCAAAAGAAAGAGCAATCTAATCGGGATATTGATAGTCAAGGATTATGAAAATAGAATACCATGGAGAAGGTCATACTACAGTGAATTTATAGATTTATTGGTTGAAAAATTAAACAGACTTGGATATCACGTTTTGATTTCAAACATAGATAAAAACAATCCTGAACTTGAAATTATATTATCAAGGGAACTAGATGGAGTGTTCTTAATAGATGTCAATAAAGAAATATTTTATAATATTTCAAATAAGTTCGAAGTTCCTATAATAATCATAGATAGCTTTATTAATGATGAGTATTTTCAAAAGGTGATTCCAGATTTTGAGGATGCTATTTACAAGTCGATTGAAACAAATATAGGAACAGAAACAATTTTGCTGCTGGATAAATTTAATGATGACGAAATCAATCAAAGGTTAATTAATGTCTTTAAAGAGCGGTTTAGCAAAATTTATATAGCAGACAATTACGATAGTCTAGTAAAGTATTTGAATGAAAACAAAGATTTCTCATTTGTAGTTTTAGGAGAACTATTATGTTCTATAGCATCAAAATATATAGAGAGCAGAAAACTTACAGCAATTTGCACCTGCGACAATTCATATCTTTTAGACGATGAAATAAAGAAGGTTATAGTAAGCAGTAAAACTAAATCCGATATCGCAGTTAAAATAATGATGGACTACATCGACGGCAAATACTATGATGAAAAGATTGTTTTAATAAAGGCAGATTAA
- a CDS encoding glycoside hydrolase family 13 protein gives MFKEAVYHESDSTYAFAVDENTLCIKLKAKKDDLKRVILCYADRYEPKAELTIFEKEMERAFSDDLFDYYETEIKLTFNRVCYYFKLIDDKQSLIYSQQRFLQEPPKERNKFFFFPYICKADIYKTFDWWREAVFYQIFVDRFNKEEIDENWFDEPTNNRLFGGNLKGIIHKLDYISNLGVNAIYLTPIFESPSCHKYDTIDYYKIDSAFGDEKIFKELVDECHKRGIKVILDAVFNHTSDKFFAFKDILENGKKSRYYDWYFFKDEDKYETFAHVKCMPKLNTTNEEVVNYLLGIAKYYIEKFDIDGWRLDVANEIDHAFWRKFRETVKKAKEDAIIIGEVWDGAESYLRGDQYDSTMNYPFMYAALDYFAKGKITLLEFDYYMNNLYARYRKDIRYNLLNLLDSHDTSRFLFECDENIEKLKMAVFYMMTTIGIPMIFYGDEAGLSGANDPDCRITMDFEYINEDLFDFYRKMIQIRKSSKALMYGEYRTLKVSDSLYVYKRFIDDEEIICIFNNGSQKEEFEIEGTNAFDLISYEEINIKNNSMTIKPNEKLVLKINR, from the coding sequence ATGTTTAAAGAAGCAGTTTACCATGAGAGCGATAGCACATATGCATTTGCAGTTGATGAAAATACGTTATGCATTAAGTTAAAGGCTAAAAAGGATGATTTAAAAAGAGTTATACTTTGCTATGCTGATAGATATGAACCAAAGGCAGAGCTTACAATATTTGAGAAAGAGATGGAGAGAGCTTTTAGCGATGATTTGTTTGATTATTATGAAACAGAAATAAAACTTACTTTCAACAGAGTTTGTTATTATTTTAAGTTAATAGACGATAAACAGAGCTTAATATATTCACAACAGAGGTTTTTGCAGGAGCCGCCTAAAGAAAGAAATAAATTTTTCTTCTTCCCATATATCTGTAAAGCAGATATTTATAAAACATTTGATTGGTGGAGAGAAGCAGTTTTTTATCAAATATTTGTTGATAGATTTAATAAAGAAGAGATTGATGAAAATTGGTTTGATGAACCAACAAATAATAGATTATTTGGAGGGAATTTAAAAGGCATTATTCATAAGCTTGACTATATCAGCAACTTGGGTGTTAACGCTATATATTTGACTCCAATATTTGAATCACCAAGCTGCCATAAATATGATACTATTGACTATTACAAAATAGATAGTGCATTCGGCGATGAAAAAATTTTCAAAGAGTTAGTTGATGAATGCCATAAAAGAGGAATAAAGGTTATATTGGATGCGGTATTCAATCACACTAGTGATAAATTTTTTGCCTTTAAGGATATTCTTGAAAATGGAAAAAAGTCAAGATACTATGATTGGTATTTCTTTAAGGATGAAGATAAATATGAAACATTTGCTCATGTAAAATGCATGCCAAAACTAAATACTACGAATGAAGAGGTTGTAAATTATCTTTTAGGAATAGCAAAATATTACATAGAAAAATTCGATATAGATGGTTGGAGGTTAGACGTTGCAAACGAAATAGACCATGCTTTCTGGAGAAAGTTTAGAGAAACAGTTAAAAAGGCAAAGGAAGATGCAATCATAATAGGGGAAGTTTGGGATGGGGCTGAAAGCTACTTAAGGGGAGACCAATATGATTCTACCATGAACTATCCTTTTATGTATGCAGCCTTAGACTATTTTGCAAAGGGTAAAATTACGCTTTTAGAGTTTGACTATTACATGAATAACTTATACGCAAGATACAGAAAAGATATTAGATATAATTTACTAAATTTATTGGATAGCCATGATACCAGCAGATTTCTTTTTGAATGCGACGAAAATATTGAAAAACTAAAAATGGCTGTATTTTATATGATGACAACTATAGGAATACCAATGATTTTTTATGGAGACGAAGCAGGTTTGTCGGGTGCAAATGACCCAGACTGCAGAATAACTATGGATTTTGAATATATAAATGAAGATTTGTTTGATTTTTATAGAAAGATGATACAAATCAGAAAATCTTCAAAAGCTTTAATGTATGGTGAATATAGGACTTTAAAGGTTTCAGACTCACTTTACGTTTATAAAAGGTTTATAGATGACGAAGAAATTATATGCATATTTAACAATGGTAGTCAAAAAGAGGAATTTGAAATAGAAGGCACAAACGCATTTGATTTGATATCATATGAAGAAATAAATATTAAAAATAATAGTATGACTATAAAACCAAATGAAAAACTTGTATTAAAAATAAATAGATAA
- a CDS encoding L,D-transpeptidase family protein: MKLKILAFSFLILFLNQFCITKITKAEELNIPIIKEIKLFNNAELKIGKKIQFLAEAEGKNLKYKWSVLKGEEIIYISESKEDNSFEFEFNEKGKYALEVMVFDEFGITTKIRSQEIEIKTDIEIRELIIDKTLPQQVGTTLNFTILASGNGLKYEWTVLKDDIEIFRSKCSNESIFSFTPDEAGVYKLQLKIIDEYGNIAEKTIENIEINNTIKAISLKYNEKEQQPIDTSLKFEALAEGYNLKYLWKVFKDGKEVYKIDTKNNILNYTIKEIGFYKVQVIIEDGFGNRKAMESKTIKTYLNRAIKNDKEALSIVNVANIDSKTNYLLLVDSFGNKVYIFNGTSNNWKFIKSMLCTDGKKSTPTVKGIFEINGRGPWLISYTPGVLAKYKVRFFKNYYFHSVLVNSKGKVIDGRLGQSLSHGCIRLSIENAKWIYDNIKDGSKVYII, translated from the coding sequence ATGAAATTGAAAATATTAGCCTTTTCATTCTTAATATTATTTTTAAATCAATTTTGCATAACGAAAATTACTAAAGCAGAGGAATTAAATATTCCTATAATAAAAGAGATTAAATTATTTAATAACGCAGAGCTTAAAATAGGCAAAAAAATTCAGTTTTTAGCAGAAGCAGAAGGGAAAAATTTAAAATATAAGTGGAGCGTTTTAAAGGGAGAAGAAATAATTTATATAAGTGAAAGTAAAGAAGACAACAGCTTTGAATTTGAATTTAATGAAAAAGGTAAATATGCATTGGAAGTTATGGTGTTTGATGAATTTGGCATTACAACCAAAATTAGAAGCCAGGAAATCGAAATAAAAACAGACATCGAAATAAGAGAGTTGATTATTGACAAAACACTACCTCAACAAGTGGGAACTACTTTAAATTTTACGATTTTAGCTTCTGGTAATGGATTAAAGTATGAATGGACAGTTTTAAAAGATGATATTGAAATATTTAGAAGCAAATGTTCAAATGAAAGTATATTTAGTTTTACACCTGATGAAGCAGGAGTATATAAGTTGCAACTAAAGATTATTGATGAATATGGAAATATAGCAGAAAAGACGATAGAAAACATTGAAATCAATAATACAATAAAAGCAATTAGTTTAAAATACAATGAAAAGGAGCAGCAACCAATTGATACTTCTCTAAAGTTTGAGGCATTAGCTGAAGGTTATAATTTAAAATATCTTTGGAAGGTCTTTAAGGATGGTAAAGAAGTTTATAAAATTGATACTAAAAACAATATTCTTAACTATACGATAAAAGAAATAGGATTTTATAAGGTTCAAGTAATAATAGAAGATGGGTTTGGAAATCGCAAAGCAATGGAATCTAAGACTATAAAAACATATTTAAATCGTGCAATAAAAAATGACAAAGAGGCATTATCAATAGTTAATGTAGCTAATATTGATAGCAAAACAAATTATTTACTATTGGTTGATTCATTTGGCAATAAAGTTTATATATTTAATGGGACAAGTAACAATTGGAAATTTATAAAATCTATGCTTTGCACAGATGGAAAAAAGTCTACACCTACTGTTAAAGGTATTTTTGAAATAAACGGTAGAGGTCCATGGCTTATTTCTTATACACCAGGTGTTTTGGCTAAATATAAGGTTAGGTTTTTTAAGAACTATTATTTCCATTCGGTTTTAGTAAATTCAAAGGGAAAAGTAATAGACGGTAGATTAGGTCAGTCATTATCACACGGATGTATTAGATTAAGTATAGAAAATGCAAAGTGGATATATGACAATATAAAAGATGGCTCGAAAGTTTATATTATTTAA